The DNA window TTACCTTTGCTCAGCAGTTTTTCGTTCATGGCTGAGCGGAATTGGTGAAAGGCTTTGAGTTTACCGGGCATAGGAACTCCATCTGTGACTAGTTGTCACTACTTGGTGCGAAATAAGCGACGTAAAGTGTAATGCGTAAAACGTAAAACGTAAAACGTAAAGGGGCAGGGTGGGGTGGTTACGTATTACGCTTTACGTTTTACGTCTCACGCCATCTCCGCTCGCGTTAGTAATCCGCGTCGTCGAGCTTGTTGTAAGGCGTACTGGAAAAACCACAGCGACACAATGAGCAATATCGCAGTAAGCCCTAACGCCAAGAAGAGCGATTGATGCGCGATTTCTCCGGTGGCGATTGCATAGCGGAGACCTTCAAACACATGCGTAGTCGGGAGTGTGACGGCGATAAGCTGGACCCATCGTGGCATACTCTCCAGCGGATAAAAGACACAGCTAAACGGTTGAATGATGAAGCCTACCGACCACGCGAGCACTTGAATCCGGAGACCGTAACGAAAAATGAGTGCTGCGATCATGATGCCGACAACCCAACCAAAGAGCAGAAGAATGCTGGTAAAGATCACGAGCGCCATTCCTCCCACTTGCAGGATATTAAAGGCATACAGCAGCCACGTGAGAATACTCAGAAAGAGGAAACTCAGGATGCAGCGGAGCAGGCCGATCAAGCCAATCGCACTGAAGAGTTCAAGTGGGGTGACGGGTGAAGCGAACAGGTTGTAGATATTGCGGCTCCAGAAGTCTTCAAGGACAAACGTGCCGACATCTGTCTGTGCCCGCCAAAACAAACTCCACAGCACGGCTCCCCCCAGGAAGAATTCCCTTACCCCAGAGGCTGATGAAGTGGTCGCGACGAAGGTGCTGGTGAACCCCCACAACAACAAGGAGATCACCGGCCAGTACACAATGTCGAAGATGCGATCCAGGCTGCGATAGCAAATCGCAGTGAACTTATAGACCAGGCCCCAGACGACTGAGGGGCGTAATGTGTACAGCTCAGAAAACATATAGTAATTAAAAATTAAAAATGCAGAATGAAAAATGACGAATAAGAACGCAAACAATTCATTGAAGATTAGGGTTCTCTGTTCCCCAATTTTTAATTTTACATTCTTAATTCTTCATTGTTTTCAAATCTCCCCTCTTGCCACCTTAATAAACACATCCTCCAACGTTGGCCGGACGAGCTGGATGTCAGCAATTGCCGCGCCAGACTGAGTGCAATAGCGCAGAATCGCATCAAGCTGCTGCTCGGGGTTATTCAAGACAAAGCGCAGGCTTGAGTCTCCTCCAACTTCAGCGGCTGGAAGGTTGTCAGGCAAGGGAAGGGTGGCCACCGCAGTCCCGGCACGAAAGCGAAGGGTAAGGGTTTGCTGGGGAATCAGTTGCGTGATGCGCTCGGCGGTATCGATACGAAGAATCTGTCCTTTACTGACAAACGCGATACGACCGCACAGTTCTTCGACTTCATTCATGTTGTGTGAGGTAAACACAATCGTTGTTTGTCTCTCGCGTTGAAATTCCTTGAGGGCACGTCGGGTTTTCTCGGCAATATCCGGGTCAAGACCGACTGTACATTCGTCTAACAAGAGGAGTTCGGGATCGTTAATGAGTCCCTTACAGAGCGTGACCCGCGTATGTTGGCCAGAACTCAAATACTGCAGTTTCTTATCAGCCAGGTCGGTAATCTCGAACCGTTCTAGTAATTCGTCAATCTTAGCGCGGACATTTTTGACCCCGTAAATATGACCATACACCCGGAGGTTCTCACGCACAGTGAGCACACCATTGAGGCTGGTGAAGGCGGCGGCGACGTTCATCCGCCGCCGAATGGCGAGCGCGTGACGAGCAAAATCTTGCCCAAAGATTTCGATGTGCCCACCGTCGGCGAGTATCAGGCCAAGGAGAATGTTAATCGTGGTAGATTTACCTGCACCGTTTGGCCCGAGGAGCCCGAAAATCTCACCACGCTCAACAGCGAACGACACGCCCCGCAACGCTTCGACACTATCGTAACGTTTGCGCAGATCTCGTATGTCTAATAATGGCATGCGTGCCGATTCATCAAAAAGGTTTGAAACGTAAGGAGACGTCATTCCGGGCGAGCAGCGCAAGACCCGGAATCCAGGAGGTATAACCAAAGGCCAATGCTTGATCCTCCTGGCTCCTCGCTTGCGCAGGGATGACGGCAAAGAGCCTCGACAATCCTGTCGGCGTCATCCTCAGTTCTTTCTCTCCGCTTAAATCACCCCTTTTTCTTGCAAACGCGTGAGGCCATCTTTCGTGAGTCCAGCGAAATGCGAATAGATACGTTCGTTGTCGTGGCCCACGGCAACTGAACCGCGCCAGATTTTTCCTGGTGTGAGCGAGAACTTCGGCGTAATCCCAGTGCCTTTGACTTTGCCAGCTTGTCCGTCTTCCCATTCCACGTGGACCTGACGTGCACGATAGTGTTGGTCCTCGGCCATGTCCTTGCTGTTCATAATGGGGCAGCACGCGACCTGGTTGGCATTCATGATTTCGACGACTTCAGCGACCGAACGTTCAGCCACCCACCCTTGTAAGAGCGCGTCAAACTCGATGCCTTCGATTGAGTTGACGTCGGTACTTGCTTGTTGCCATTTGGGATCATTGGGGTCCAAGCCAATGGCCTGACACACGCGAGAAAAGACCGCCAGACCAACCGCGCCGATCACAACCCAGCCATCACTGGCTTGAAAGGCATTGTATGGCTGAAAGGCAGTAGCCTTATTGCCCGAACGACCACGAACGAATCCATCGGTAAAATACTCAACCATCGTGCCGGAAAGAAGTCGATGAATAGACTCAAACTGTGAGACATCGACAACTTGCCCCTTCCCCGTGCGTTGGGCATAGATGTAGCCCGCCAGGGAGGACCAGAGGCAGAACAACGCCGTAATATAATCTGCGGTCCATGGATTGGCGCGAATGGGTGGATCCGGGTCTGGAAATCCAGTTTGGTACATTAACCCACCGAACGCCTGCCCGATCATGTCGTACGATGCGCGTCCGAGATAATCCGGGTGCCCAGATTGTCCGTACCCAGAGACATGGGTAATCACAATTTTGGGGTTTGCTTGTAGCACGACTTCATCAGTAAGTCCCCATTT is part of the Deltaproteobacteria bacterium genome and encodes:
- a CDS encoding ABC transporter permease — encoded protein: MFSELYTLRPSVVWGLVYKFTAICYRSLDRIFDIVYWPVISLLLWGFTSTFVATTSSASGVREFFLGGAVLWSLFWRAQTDVGTFVLEDFWSRNIYNLFASPVTPLELFSAIGLIGLLRCILSFLFLSILTWLLYAFNILQVGGMALVIFTSILLLFGWVVGIMIAALIFRYGLRIQVLAWSVGFIIQPFSCVFYPLESMPRWVQLIAVTLPTTHVFEGLRYAIATGEIAHQSLFLALGLTAILLIVSLWFFQYALQQARRRGLLTRAEMA
- a CDS encoding ABC transporter ATP-binding protein yields the protein MTSPYVSNLFDESARMPLLDIRDLRKRYDSVEALRGVSFAVERGEIFGLLGPNGAGKSTTINILLGLILADGGHIEIFGQDFARHALAIRRRMNVAAAFTSLNGVLTVRENLRVYGHIYGVKNVRAKIDELLERFEITDLADKKLQYLSSGQHTRVTLCKGLINDPELLLLDECTVGLDPDIAEKTRRALKEFQRERQTTIVFTSHNMNEVEELCGRIAFVSKGQILRIDTAERITQLIPQQTLTLRFRAGTAVATLPLPDNLPAAEVGGDSSLRFVLNNPEQQLDAILRYCTQSGAAIADIQLVRPTLEDVFIKVARGEI
- a CDS encoding CoA transferase, giving the protein METRPPFLVPEQFGPLQGVRVLSTGSLIAQPYAATLAAEMGAEVIQVERPGEGDAAWRHLGRQLPTTDGKGKIATTWIQERRNEFYVSLDMSKPEGKDIFLRLIKSCDLWMESSKPGSYTKWGLTDEVVLQANPKIVITHVSGYGQSGHPDYLGRASYDMIGQAFGGLMYQTGFPDPDPPIRANPWTADYITALFCLWSSLAGYIYAQRTGKGQVVDVSQFESIHRLLSGTMVEYFTDGFVRGRSGNKATAFQPYNAFQASDGWVVIGAVGLAVFSRVCQAIGLDPNDPKWQQASTDVNSIEGIEFDALLQGWVAERSVAEVVEIMNANQVACCPIMNSKDMAEDQHYRARQVHVEWEDGQAGKVKGTGITPKFSLTPGKIWRGSVAVGHDNERIYSHFAGLTKDGLTRLQEKGVI